In the genome of Streptomyces racemochromogenes, one region contains:
- a CDS encoding quinone oxidoreductase family protein, which yields MLRMRHEVDGGGGGVLVAEEVGRPVPGPGQLLVRTEAIGVTLPTVRKVREGSGPVSLGGEVAGVVVGTGGDVTAFAVGDRVTGLCFTDAYAEYAVLDTAMASPVPAGASAVEAVALVRSGLVARGAYEAGRVRPGESVLVTAAASAVGTFAFQLAKGGGAGRVVAAVSSAAKAAFVRGLGADEVVQYEDADWGAAYDVVLDGVGGDLLGPAVRALATGGRLVAYSSGGGTVEAYELLLRGASLIGFQMRAVALGHPDLYARWRRELWELRDAGALRTAVHARIPLAEAARAHAVIEQRRNLGKVVLVP from the coding sequence GTGCTGCGCATGCGCCATGAGGTCGACGGTGGGGGCGGCGGAGTTCTGGTCGCCGAGGAGGTCGGTCGGCCCGTGCCCGGGCCCGGCCAACTGCTCGTAAGGACCGAAGCCATCGGGGTCACGCTGCCCACCGTCCGCAAGGTGCGGGAGGGAAGCGGGCCCGTGTCGTTGGGCGGGGAGGTGGCGGGGGTGGTCGTCGGCACCGGTGGGGACGTCACCGCCTTCGCCGTCGGAGACCGCGTCACCGGACTCTGCTTCACCGACGCCTACGCCGAGTACGCGGTGCTGGACACCGCGATGGCCTCCCCCGTCCCCGCCGGGGCGAGCGCCGTGGAGGCGGTGGCGCTCGTCCGCAGCGGGCTGGTGGCCCGCGGCGCGTACGAGGCCGGCCGTGTGCGGCCCGGCGAATCCGTCCTCGTCACGGCGGCCGCCAGTGCGGTGGGCACCTTCGCCTTCCAGCTCGCCAAGGGCGGCGGGGCGGGGCGCGTGGTCGCCGCCGTCAGCAGCGCCGCCAAGGCCGCCTTCGTCCGCGGCCTGGGCGCCGACGAGGTCGTCCAGTACGAGGACGCCGACTGGGGCGCTGCGTACGACGTGGTCCTCGACGGAGTCGGCGGCGACCTCCTCGGCCCCGCCGTGCGGGCCCTCGCCACGGGCGGCCGGCTGGTTGCCTACAGCTCCGGCGGAGGCACCGTGGAGGCGTACGAACTCCTGCTCCGCGGCGCCTCGTTGATCGGCTTCCAGATGCGGGCCGTCGCCCTCGGGCATCCCGACCTCTACGCCCGCTGGCGGCGCGAGCTGTGGGAGCTGCGCGACGCGGGCGCCCTGCGCACCGCCGTCCACGCGCGGATCCCCCTCGCCGAGGCCGCCCGCGCGCACGCCGTCATCGAGCAGCGCCGCAACCTCGGCAAGGTCGTCCTGGTCCCCTAG
- a CDS encoding GNAT family N-acetyltransferase produces MEQHVIRSVRADEWQKVKELRLAALSDPAAPMAFLETVEEAAAKPDAFWQDRAAGAAEGVHVRQFVAEAPDGRWDGSVTVFIEAAGGRDFLEQVVEADQGHVVGVFVRPEQRGSGLTDALFAAALDWVWAREEPVLERVRLFVHEHNERAGGFYRRFGFRASGLVIPKPDDPTAKEHEYVIGRP; encoded by the coding sequence ATGGAACAGCATGTGATCCGGTCCGTGCGGGCCGACGAATGGCAGAAGGTCAAGGAACTGCGGCTGGCCGCGTTGAGTGATCCGGCGGCGCCGATGGCGTTCCTGGAGACCGTCGAGGAGGCCGCCGCCAAGCCCGACGCGTTCTGGCAGGACCGGGCGGCCGGCGCGGCGGAGGGGGTGCACGTGCGGCAGTTCGTCGCCGAGGCGCCCGACGGGCGGTGGGACGGGTCCGTCACCGTGTTCATCGAGGCCGCCGGCGGCAGGGACTTCCTGGAGCAGGTCGTCGAGGCCGACCAGGGGCACGTCGTCGGGGTGTTCGTGCGTCCCGAGCAGCGGGGGAGCGGGCTGACCGACGCGCTGTTCGCGGCGGCCCTGGACTGGGTGTGGGCGCGGGAGGAGCCGGTGCTGGAACGCGTACGGCTCTTCGTGCACGAGCACAACGAGCGAGCCGGCGGCTTCTACCGGCGGTTCGGGTTCCGGGCGAGCGGGCTGGTGATCCCCAAGCCGGACGACCCGACGGCGAAGGAGCACGAGTACGTGATTGGTCGGCCTTAG
- a CDS encoding ATP-binding protein, with the protein MRDPMSALTDAFTSFLFGKVETTRLPVRTSTGQAQAVYLPTAAPGLGDSGVIIGREVYSGKGYIYDPFQLYGQQLPAPHWLVLGESGNGKSALEKTYVLRQLRFRDRQVVVLDAQGEDGVGEWNLIAQQLGITPIRLDPIAANDDGIRLNPLDPAITTTGQLALLRTIIEVAMGHGLDERSGFALKVAHAYVVDTITDRQPVLTDIVDQLRHPEAESAQAMNVDIDDVRAWGLDVALVLDRLVDGDLRGMFDGPTTVGIDLDAPLIVFDLSHIDRNSIAMPILMAIVGVWLEHTWIRPDRKKRIFLVEEAWHIINSPFVAQLFQRLLKFGRRLGLSFVAVVHHLSDVVDGAAAREAAAILKMASTRTIYAQKADEARATGRVLGLPRWAVEIIPTLTPGIAVWDVNGNVQVVKHLITETERPLVYTDRAMTESSTPQQLPDDLLAAELEAEERALYIERQRGSGPGSATTVA; encoded by the coding sequence ATGCGAGATCCCATGTCCGCGCTGACGGACGCCTTCACCAGCTTCCTCTTCGGCAAGGTCGAGACCACCCGCCTGCCCGTACGCACCTCCACCGGCCAGGCCCAGGCCGTCTACCTGCCCACCGCCGCCCCCGGCCTCGGCGACTCCGGCGTCATCATCGGCCGCGAGGTCTACAGCGGCAAGGGCTACATCTACGACCCCTTCCAGCTCTACGGCCAACAGCTCCCGGCCCCCCACTGGCTCGTCCTCGGCGAATCCGGCAACGGAAAATCAGCCCTGGAGAAGACCTACGTCCTGCGCCAGCTCCGCTTCCGCGACCGTCAGGTCGTCGTCCTCGACGCCCAGGGCGAGGACGGCGTCGGCGAATGGAACCTCATCGCCCAGCAGCTGGGGATAACCCCCATCCGCCTGGACCCCATCGCCGCCAACGACGACGGGATCCGCCTCAACCCCCTCGACCCGGCGATCACCACGACCGGACAGCTCGCGCTGCTCCGCACCATCATCGAAGTCGCCATGGGCCACGGCCTCGACGAACGCTCCGGCTTCGCCCTCAAGGTCGCCCACGCCTACGTCGTCGACACCATCACGGACCGCCAGCCCGTCCTCACCGACATCGTCGACCAGCTCCGCCACCCCGAAGCCGAATCGGCCCAGGCCATGAACGTCGACATAGACGACGTCCGGGCCTGGGGCCTCGACGTGGCCCTCGTCCTCGACCGCCTCGTCGACGGCGACCTGCGCGGCATGTTCGACGGCCCCACGACCGTCGGCATCGACCTCGACGCCCCCCTGATCGTCTTCGACCTCTCCCACATCGACCGCAACTCCATCGCCATGCCCATCCTCATGGCGATCGTCGGCGTGTGGCTGGAACACACCTGGATCCGGCCGGACCGCAAGAAGCGCATCTTCCTCGTCGAAGAGGCCTGGCACATCATCAACAGCCCCTTCGTCGCCCAGCTCTTCCAGCGCCTCCTGAAGTTCGGCCGCCGCCTCGGCCTGTCCTTCGTCGCCGTCGTCCACCACCTCTCCGACGTCGTCGACGGCGCCGCCGCACGCGAGGCCGCCGCCATCCTCAAAATGGCCTCCACACGCACCATCTACGCCCAGAAGGCCGACGAGGCCCGCGCCACCGGCCGCGTCCTCGGCCTGCCCCGCTGGGCCGTCGAAATCATCCCGACCCTCACCCCCGGCATCGCCGTCTGGGACGTCAACGGCAACGTCCAGGTCGTCAAACACCTGATCACCGAAACCGAACGCCCCCTCGTCTACACCGACCGCGCGATGACCGAGTCCTCCACCCCCCAGCAGCTCCCCGACGACCTGCTGGCCGCCGAACTCGAAGCGGAGGAACGAGCCCTGTACATCGAACGCCAGCGGGGCTCCGGCCCCGGATCAGCGACCACGGTGGCCTGA
- a CDS encoding SCO6880 family protein, whose protein sequence is MTTQSHQLHPVAPRRTYLIGRARPNAIVGKNRETGEIALIITGAFFGMMSGLLVPDLTLRIVSLAGFPLLALAAVYVPYKGRTFYRWFEITRSYKRTLRRGTTYRSSAMEAGTRAADGREVEIGPPPGIGRINWLAAPFGPDEIAVLLHADRRTVTAAIEIEGPGVGLRDSEDQEALVDRFGTLLKHVANGDGFVTRLQMLARTLPADPDAHAKDVAQRGNATAPTWLRDSYDQLQSMVSTSSEQHRAYLVACMHYTRELAAEANTIARAGSTKGRKLDRDAGLAIVMARELTDICARLAEADIRVRQPLGQGRLSSLVHSMYDPDHPIDHIQAMTKRNAWPAELDAVEPTYLQAKTRESSTRAPWCHATAWVKEWPMTPVGVNFLAPLLVHTPDVIRTVAVTMDLEPTEVAIERMLTEKTNDEADASRAAKMNRTVDPRDIAAHGRLDQRGEDLASGAAGVNLVGYITVSSRSPEALARDKRTIRASAGKSYLKLEWCDREHHRAFVNTLPFATGIRR, encoded by the coding sequence TTGACGACCCAGTCCCACCAGCTCCACCCGGTCGCGCCCCGCCGCACGTATCTCATCGGCCGCGCCCGGCCGAACGCGATCGTCGGCAAGAACCGCGAAACCGGCGAAATCGCCCTGATCATCACCGGCGCCTTCTTCGGCATGATGAGCGGCCTGCTCGTCCCCGACCTCACCCTCCGCATCGTGAGCCTCGCCGGCTTCCCGCTGCTCGCCCTCGCCGCCGTGTACGTCCCCTACAAGGGCCGCACCTTCTACCGGTGGTTCGAGATCACCCGCAGCTACAAGCGCACCCTGCGCCGCGGCACCACCTACCGCTCCTCCGCCATGGAGGCCGGCACCCGCGCCGCCGACGGCCGCGAGGTCGAGATCGGCCCGCCCCCCGGTATCGGCCGCATCAACTGGCTCGCCGCCCCCTTCGGCCCCGACGAGATCGCCGTCCTCCTCCACGCCGACCGCAGAACCGTCACGGCCGCCATCGAGATCGAGGGCCCCGGCGTAGGCCTGCGCGACAGCGAGGACCAGGAAGCCCTCGTCGACCGCTTCGGCACCCTCCTCAAGCACGTCGCCAACGGCGACGGCTTCGTCACCCGCCTCCAGATGCTCGCCCGCACCCTCCCCGCCGACCCCGACGCCCACGCCAAGGACGTCGCCCAGCGCGGAAACGCCACGGCCCCCACCTGGCTGCGCGACTCCTACGACCAGCTCCAGTCGATGGTCTCCACCTCCTCGGAGCAGCACCGCGCCTACCTCGTCGCCTGCATGCACTACACCCGCGAGCTCGCCGCCGAGGCCAACACCATCGCCCGCGCCGGCAGCACCAAGGGCCGCAAACTCGACCGCGACGCCGGCCTCGCCATCGTCATGGCCCGCGAGCTCACCGACATCTGCGCCCGCCTCGCCGAAGCCGACATCCGCGTCCGCCAGCCCCTCGGCCAGGGACGCCTGTCCTCCCTCGTGCACTCCATGTACGATCCGGACCACCCGATCGACCACATCCAGGCCATGACCAAGCGCAACGCCTGGCCGGCGGAACTCGACGCCGTGGAGCCCACCTACCTCCAGGCCAAGACCCGCGAATCCTCCACCCGAGCCCCCTGGTGCCACGCCACCGCCTGGGTCAAGGAGTGGCCGATGACCCCCGTCGGCGTGAACTTCCTCGCCCCCCTCCTCGTCCACACCCCGGACGTCATCCGCACCGTCGCCGTCACCATGGACCTCGAACCCACCGAGGTCGCCATCGAGCGCATGCTCACCGAGAAGACCAACGACGAAGCCGACGCCTCCCGCGCCGCCAAGATGAACCGCACCGTCGACCCCCGCGACATCGCCGCCCACGGCCGCCTCGACCAGAGGGGTGAAGATCTCGCCAGCGGCGCTGCCGGAGTCAACCTCGTCGGGTACATCACGGTGTCCTCGCGTTCACCCGAAGCCCTCGCCCGCGACAAGCGCACCATCCGCGCCTCCGCCGGCAAGTCCTACCTGAAGCTCGAATGGTGCGACCGCGAGCACCACCGCGCCTTCGTCAACACCTTGCCGTTCGCCACCGGCATCCGACGCTAG
- a CDS encoding MarR family winged helix-turn-helix transcriptional regulator translates to MTSPLGHIQSLPSWLVGRVAARGRGLVAEALAAEGLKLMQHAVLAATAEYGPVAQADLGRRLAVDPKDMVGILNHLQEAGLVLRTPDTADRRKNAVTVTPRGEAALARCATLAEAANEQLLAPLTPAERDTLMALLLRLHEAPTSF, encoded by the coding sequence ATGACCTCACCCCTCGGCCACATCCAGTCCCTGCCCAGCTGGCTCGTTGGCCGCGTCGCGGCGCGCGGGCGGGGCCTGGTCGCGGAGGCCCTGGCGGCGGAGGGCCTGAAGCTCATGCAGCACGCCGTGCTGGCCGCGACCGCCGAGTACGGCCCCGTGGCGCAGGCGGACCTGGGGCGCCGGCTCGCCGTGGATCCGAAAGACATGGTCGGGATCCTCAACCACCTCCAGGAGGCGGGTCTCGTCCTGCGCACGCCGGACACGGCCGACCGCCGCAAGAACGCCGTCACCGTCACCCCACGGGGAGAGGCGGCCCTGGCCCGCTGCGCGACCCTCGCGGAAGCGGCGAACGAGCAGCTGCTGGCCCCCCTCACCCCGGCCGAACGGGACACCCTGATGGCCCTGCTGCTGCGGCTGCACGAGGCTCCCACCTCGTTTTGA
- a CDS encoding thioesterase family protein, translated as MDAEDGFYERLGEGRFLATAATRGPWDAGSQHAGPPAALLGRAVEERPGARADMRIARITYEILRPVPIGELEVTTSVLRAGRGTEVVEAALAPAGGAPVMLARALRIRVAGEPVPAVVPAAVVPPPGEVGVTPFFPVPWETGYHSSVEARFTEGAFVEPGPGTCWMRMRVPLVAGEEVRPLDRVLVAADSGNGISAVMDFGRFVFVNGDLTVHLHRHPVGEWVCVEARTSVDAAGIGLADSRLHDEKGPIGRGAQSLFVAGR; from the coding sequence ATGGATGCTGAGGACGGGTTCTACGAGCGGCTCGGCGAAGGGCGCTTCCTGGCCACCGCGGCGACGCGCGGGCCGTGGGACGCGGGCTCCCAGCACGCCGGGCCGCCGGCCGCCCTGCTCGGGCGGGCCGTCGAGGAGCGGCCGGGGGCGCGGGCCGACATGCGGATCGCCCGCATCACGTACGAGATCCTGCGCCCGGTGCCGATCGGGGAGCTGGAGGTGACCACCTCGGTGCTGCGGGCCGGGCGCGGCACGGAGGTGGTCGAGGCGGCGCTGGCCCCGGCGGGCGGGGCGCCGGTGATGCTGGCGCGGGCGCTGCGGATCCGGGTGGCCGGGGAGCCGGTGCCGGCGGTGGTCCCGGCGGCGGTGGTGCCGCCGCCGGGGGAGGTGGGGGTGACGCCGTTCTTCCCCGTGCCGTGGGAGACGGGCTACCACTCCTCGGTGGAGGCCCGGTTCACGGAGGGGGCCTTCGTCGAGCCGGGGCCGGGGACCTGCTGGATGCGGATGCGGGTGCCGTTGGTGGCGGGCGAGGAGGTGCGGCCGCTGGACCGGGTGCTGGTGGCGGCCGATTCGGGGAACGGGATCAGCGCGGTGATGGACTTCGGCCGGTTCGTCTTCGTCAACGGCGACCTCACCGTCCACCTGCACCGCCACCCGGTGGGGGAGTGGGTGTGCGTGGAGGCCCGTACGAGCGTGGACGCGGCCGGGATCGGCCTCGCGGACTCCCGCCTGCACGACGAGAAGGGGCCGATCGGGCGGGGGGCGCAGAGCCTCTTCGTGGCCGGGCGCTGA
- a CDS encoding pentapeptide repeat-containing protein: MSTTPLPLLQADCSNCFALCCVALPFAKSADFAVNKPAGTPCKNLRQDFRCGIHTRLRDQGFQGCTVFDCFGAGQQISQVTFEGRDWRTHPETREAVFEAFPVMRQLHELLFYTAEALTRPAAATLHPALRTALAKTEALTRADAATLTALDVPALRQEVNALLLETSELVRAKTPGRKKNHRGADLMGARLSGADLRGANLRGAYLIAADLSRADLRGADLIGADLRDADLRGADLRDTLFLTQAQVNAARGTPETRIPPHLNRPAHWAA, translated from the coding sequence GTGTCCACCACCCCGCTGCCCCTGCTCCAGGCCGACTGCTCGAACTGCTTCGCCCTGTGCTGCGTCGCCCTGCCCTTCGCCAAGTCCGCCGACTTCGCCGTGAACAAGCCCGCCGGCACCCCCTGCAAGAACCTCCGGCAGGACTTCCGCTGCGGCATCCACACCCGGCTGCGCGACCAGGGCTTCCAGGGCTGCACCGTCTTCGACTGCTTCGGCGCGGGGCAGCAGATCTCCCAGGTCACCTTCGAGGGCCGCGACTGGCGCACCCACCCCGAGACCCGCGAGGCCGTGTTCGAGGCCTTCCCCGTCATGCGGCAGCTCCACGAGCTGCTCTTCTACACCGCCGAAGCCCTCACCCGCCCCGCGGCCGCCACCCTCCACCCCGCCCTGCGCACCGCCCTCGCCAAGACCGAGGCCCTCACCCGCGCCGACGCCGCCACCCTCACCGCCCTCGACGTCCCGGCCCTGCGCCAGGAGGTCAACGCCCTCCTCCTCGAGACGAGCGAGCTGGTCCGCGCCAAGACCCCCGGCCGCAAGAAGAACCACCGCGGCGCCGACCTCATGGGCGCCCGCCTCTCCGGCGCCGACCTGCGCGGAGCCAACCTCCGCGGCGCCTACCTGATCGCCGCCGACCTCAGCCGCGCCGACCTGCGCGGAGCCGACCTGATCGGCGCGGACCTCCGCGACGCCGACCTGCGCGGAGCCGACCTGCGCGACACCCTCTTCCTCACCCAGGCCCAGGTCAACGCCGCCCGGGGCACCCCCGAGACCCGCATCCCCCCGCACCTCAACCGCCCCGCGCACTGGGCCGCGTAA
- a CDS encoding SMI1/KNR4 family protein — protein sequence MRDSYGSVPVTAAFLAEWREEVSAALAVVVVGFEEKYGYGPGENAVRSPEPADRVAADRFAAESPGFADLAAFYGAIGAVDMGDIGNGYFLHSASRAAIERIELPEAGGTVPAVLIGSDGGGILYAVAADGAVWRSRTASEDGEFQRITGGLAEFLDLLRRSVHRFQESGQPGLV from the coding sequence ATGCGCGATTCGTATGGCTCCGTCCCGGTGACCGCCGCTTTCCTCGCCGAGTGGCGGGAGGAGGTGTCGGCGGCCCTGGCCGTCGTGGTGGTCGGCTTCGAGGAGAAGTACGGCTACGGCCCGGGGGAGAACGCGGTCCGCTCCCCGGAGCCGGCGGACCGCGTCGCCGCTGACCGGTTCGCCGCGGAGTCCCCGGGCTTCGCCGACCTCGCCGCGTTCTACGGAGCCATCGGCGCCGTCGACATGGGCGACATCGGCAACGGCTACTTCCTGCACTCCGCGTCGCGCGCCGCCATCGAACGCATCGAGCTGCCCGAGGCCGGCGGCACCGTCCCCGCCGTACTCATCGGCTCCGACGGGGGAGGGATCCTGTACGCGGTCGCCGCGGACGGCGCCGTCTGGCGGTCGCGGACCGCCTCCGAGGACGGCGAGTTCCAACGGATCACGGGCGGCCTCGCGGAGTTCCTCGACCTCCTCCGTCGCTCCGTACACCGCTTTCAGGAGTCCGGGCAGCCCGGACTCGTATAG
- a CDS encoding LysE family translocator: MTEVIAVAVITLLAVISPGADFAMVVRNSYLYGRPTGLFAAAGVAAGVLVHVSYTMLGVGLLIASSTALFTAIKLAGAVYLVWIGIRTFRARAELTVDLESGPGLTRVGALRSGFLTNVLNPKTTLFVVSTFTQVVNPGTSGWQQAGYGLFMAAAHLVWFGAVALFFSNSRLRERMLKAQKALNRAIGSVLVGLGVGLGFAR, translated from the coding sequence ATGACAGAAGTGATCGCAGTTGCCGTCATCACCCTGCTCGCCGTGATCAGTCCCGGTGCGGACTTCGCGATGGTGGTCAGGAACAGTTATCTGTACGGGCGGCCCACGGGTCTGTTCGCGGCCGCGGGGGTCGCGGCCGGGGTGCTCGTACACGTGTCGTACACGATGCTCGGGGTGGGTCTGCTGATCGCCTCGTCGACCGCCCTGTTCACGGCGATCAAGCTGGCGGGCGCGGTGTACCTGGTGTGGATCGGGATCCGTACGTTCCGGGCGCGGGCGGAGCTGACGGTGGACCTGGAGTCGGGGCCGGGGCTGACGCGGGTGGGGGCGCTGCGGTCGGGGTTCTTGACCAATGTGCTGAATCCGAAGACGACGCTGTTCGTGGTGTCGACGTTCACGCAGGTGGTGAACCCGGGGACGTCGGGGTGGCAGCAGGCGGGGTACGGGCTGTTCATGGCGGCGGCGCACCTGGTGTGGTTCGGGGCGGTGGCGTTGTTCTTCTCCAACTCGCGGCTGCGGGAGCGGATGCTGAAGGCGCAGAAGGCGCTGAACCGGGCGATCGGGTCGGTGCTGGTGGGGCTGGGGGTGGGGCTGGGCTTCGCGCGCTGA
- a CDS encoding type VI secretion protein, with amino-acid sequence MPDARRTEPPARAGGVPDGVLVGLLAFLLGLAVLVWSATGLAALFTRGAWPATVTFTRTPGAVRALITQPHDIPGAWPDTDPAALSGWGLFWGLFISQLLVVLVLTIFTMGIVARTKARRTQARQQPQPQPAEPHRTHPAQMHPAQAEPHRTAPAQTHPAPAEPHRGDPERTHPALAEPHHTAPTQMHPAPTEAPQGDPAQTHPAPAPAEARPWDPAPHEARPRTQPPAPGRTSGTPPHPEPALPGRSPSHAPSAAAPAAAAHASASAPAPNPVHAPGTGHAPPRRPSPARYTSLGDTPTPAKDAYRYGFGYAPARSTAAAPAPRLAYADPAERHRLAAQALAAAEGAALVVTSSPALWAETKDARAKLGPVLLYDPSHLCDTPARMHWNPADGCADRDTAAARAVALLAPVRPQARIDSALADTAETLLRSWLQAAALDGLPFKQLARWAQGTAAQDPVRILRTHPQAAPGSAGELESALTAHPERREQAQQLTARALSCLTSIHIREACKPNRTDSLTLASFAAEGGTLYVLGEPLEEPRTHPGAMPLLTALAADVVEHGRRMAARSSHGRLDPPLTLVLEDVAAVAPVPRLPELLEDDALPLLALCRSREQARSRWPDWPADAR; translated from the coding sequence ATGCCCGACGCGAGACGTACGGAGCCCCCCGCGCGAGCCGGCGGCGTCCCCGACGGGGTCCTCGTCGGCCTCCTGGCCTTCCTCCTCGGCCTCGCCGTCCTCGTCTGGTCCGCCACCGGCCTCGCGGCCCTCTTCACGCGGGGCGCCTGGCCGGCCACCGTCACCTTCACCCGCACCCCGGGGGCCGTCCGCGCCCTGATAACGCAACCCCACGACATCCCCGGCGCCTGGCCCGACACGGACCCCGCGGCGCTGTCGGGGTGGGGCCTGTTCTGGGGCCTGTTCATCAGCCAGCTCCTGGTCGTGCTGGTCCTGACGATCTTCACCATGGGCATCGTGGCCCGCACCAAGGCCCGCCGCACCCAAGCCCGGCAACAGCCGCAGCCCCAGCCGGCCGAGCCCCACCGCACGCACCCCGCCCAGATGCACCCCGCGCAGGCAGAGCCCCACCGCACGGCCCCCGCACAAACGCACCCCGCCCCGGCCGAGCCCCACCGGGGGGACCCCGAACGAACGCACCCCGCACTGGCCGAGCCACACCACACGGCTCCCACGCAGATGCACCCCGCACCGACCGAGGCCCCCCAGGGGGACCCCGCCCAGACGCACCCCGCCCCGGCGCCGGCCGAGGCCCGCCCATGGGACCCCGCGCCCCACGAGGCCCGCCCGCGGACGCAGCCGCCCGCGCCCGGCAGGACCTCGGGCACCCCGCCGCACCCCGAGCCGGCACTCCCCGGCCGCTCCCCGTCCCACGCCCCGTCAGCGGCAGCGCCGGCGGCAGCCGCACACGCCTCAGCCTCGGCACCGGCACCGAACCCCGTACACGCACCCGGCACGGGACACGCGCCACCCCGCAGACCGAGCCCCGCCCGCTACACCTCGCTCGGCGACACCCCCACCCCCGCCAAGGACGCCTACCGCTACGGCTTCGGCTACGCCCCCGCGAGGTCCACCGCCGCCGCCCCGGCCCCCCGCCTCGCCTACGCCGACCCGGCCGAACGCCACCGCCTCGCCGCCCAGGCCCTCGCGGCCGCGGAGGGCGCCGCCCTGGTGGTCACGTCCTCCCCCGCCCTGTGGGCGGAGACCAAGGACGCCCGGGCGAAGCTCGGCCCGGTCCTCCTCTACGACCCCTCGCACCTGTGCGACACCCCGGCCCGCATGCACTGGAACCCCGCCGACGGCTGCGCCGACCGGGACACCGCCGCCGCCCGCGCCGTCGCCCTGCTGGCCCCCGTACGCCCCCAGGCCCGCATCGACAGCGCCCTCGCGGACACCGCCGAAACCCTCCTGCGCAGCTGGCTCCAGGCGGCCGCCCTCGACGGCCTCCCGTTCAAGCAGCTGGCCCGCTGGGCCCAGGGCACCGCCGCCCAGGACCCCGTACGCATCCTGCGCACCCACCCCCAGGCGGCCCCCGGCAGCGCCGGCGAGCTCGAAAGCGCGCTCACCGCCCACCCCGAACGCCGCGAGCAGGCCCAGCAGCTGACGGCCCGCGCCCTGTCCTGCCTGACGTCGATCCACATCCGCGAGGCCTGCAAACCGAACCGTACGGATTCCCTCACCCTGGCTTCGTTCGCCGCCGAAGGGGGCACCCTCTACGTACTGGGCGAACCCCTGGAGGAACCGCGCACCCACCCGGGTGCGATGCCCCTCCTCACCGCCCTCGCCGCAGACGTGGTCGAGCACGGCCGCCGCATGGCCGCACGGTCATCCCACGGTCGGCTCGACCCACCACTGACCCTGGTCCTGGAGGACGTGGCGGCCGTCGCCCCCGTCCCCCGGCTCCCGGAGCTCCTCGAGGACGACGCCCTCCCCCTCCTTGCGCTCTGCCGCAGCCGCGAACAGGCCCGCTCCCGCTGGCCGGACTGGCCCGCCGACGCCCGCTAA